CGGCCATTTATCACAAGATACCTTCAGCCGAGGCAGGCCCACCACAGGCTGATCACAAAGTTGTAAATACAAttgacacaacaaaataaaaagtggTTTAAGTCTTACACACTAAAAAACAATGGATCAGTTTTTCTTagaccacaaaacacacactgatcaTTGACACTGTgattgatcacagaaataaatggaTCAATGCAAATCTCCACATTTCTTAATCAATGGTGGTTTGTAAAACGCTCTCCATAATGCTTTTGTTTCATCACCCATCCCAAGCTTTTCCTTCCAAAATGTATTAACTCtcccatttaaaacaatattaaaaaattttaacacaACATCGATACAACACTTTCCTCTCTACTGTATTCAAATctaaatctttgaaaaaaaatcatgtaggTCTAGCAAGGGACCTGACATACCCTTCAAGTCtgaagtaataattttttttggaagggTATTTTTTGTATGGGGAAAGAGAACATTTTTCAAAGTCCATTAGTAGTGTAATTTCATCATCTGTTAATTTCTTCCTCCACATTTCTGCTATTGTTTTTGTATGGCAAATTGACTTTTGCCCCAACAAAAGGGCATATGCTGCAACATCACTTACTTCAGGACCAGCCACATCAACTACTTGCATCAGCTTTACAGTTATAGAGGCACACAACATCTGAGTGAGGCCAGGCACCTTAATTGTTGTATCTAAATGGGATGGTGTATATCACCATGATGCAAAGAAAAACCTTACATTTTCAAACCTTCAAATATAGCCAAAGAAAATAACGTTCCTGAAAGTGCAAAGCCCTGCCTAATACCCCTAAAACCCTTAAAAGGAGCACTCAAACCACCACCATAGATTTTGGTACAAACTTTGATTTGGTACAATACTTTGATCATTTGAATAAAATCCAATCCAAAACCAAAAGTTTCCAAAGTTCAAAAAGTTTTCTGTGATATGTGTGATAGGTTTAAGAAGGTGTGTACTTCACCGACCTGGTAAAAGCGATTGCCTATGCAGACCGGTGTTTTGATAAGAGTAATGTGTTGAAATCATAATCTCCTTAGACAGACACCGTGTAAACAGTGTAAACCAAGCTGGAGCGCTGATCGGAGTGAACTCATGCCAGTTGGCCTTAAAGACCTCTCACAAATTTACCCAATTAGATTTAAAGTAGCTAAAGACAGATTTACTTATTTAGGGATTGTTATAACTAGGATAATTAATTCATTAAGAGATGTTAATTATGCCCCCcttttagaaaaatttaaaagaaacattcagtTTTGGAAGCCCCTTCCCATTTCATTAATTGGCAGAATAAGTGCctttaagatgatttttctcCTGCAACTACTATCTGTTCTAAAACATCCCTCTGTTTCTTTACAAGTCTTTCTTTAAACATCTTGATAAAATTATACTGCCCTTTATCTGGAATTACAAAAAACATAGAATTAAGCAAATACGTCTTTCTAAACCTAGAAATGTTGCTTTTCTTGCTTTTCCCAATTTTCGCTGCCATTACTGGGCAGCGAACCTCAGAATTATGTCagtaatattaaatgataaatctgGACGACAGGATTGGCTCAGATTAAAATGggatgaatgtgttttttatgaaaatttattttgggGTTGAATCTCTACCTTTATTAACTCCCATAGCTGACAATCCTTGTTTTATACCCTCCATACTAGATCAAGATTTTTTATCAATGGAAAGATGTAGGAATTTACACAGATGGTATTTTTGCCTCCTTTGAGAAAACTCAAGAAAAATATAAACTTCatagaagtaattttttttcaggtttttttctgCAAGTCAAACTATGTACAATCCTATTTCAAGAGGTCTGCAAAAGTTAATCCTTCTTGTCTTGATACCAGTCTTAAAAACTATTTTGGTAAAAGGAGAATGATTTCTTGTATATATAACACCCTTCAGTCCTCTCAATTAAAAGTTCATGGGAGGAAGAATTAGGGGTAGAGATTTCAAATGAGATATGGGCAAAtagtttgaaagaaattaacagATGCTCCATAAATTCCAGACACTGACTCAGTATACAATTTTGCATAGATTACATTATTCTAAAACAAATCTATCCAGACtacttaaagggtcatgaaacccaaaaacaaattttttgagattttaacaGATATATTCACGCGTTGCAGTAATAGCTGTCACAAAATATGTTACAAAGTCGAAACTGGTCATTTTTGCGCTTTTTGGGACCATTTCGTTCATCCGGTTTAAAAAGTTAGTTCAAGGCATGTGACGTAAACCCGAGTCATTTGAGTGCTCATTGGCTGCGTGGCTTCACATTACGCATTTATGTCACTGAGTTGAGCTCCCATTATTCATGAGcaatgtaacattatacatgacAAAGGACTCGTCTCATCCAATAACTGTGCTATGATTTGCATGAACTATTTCCCCCAGCAAACAGGGGGAGGTCCCCCAGACATTCCGAACATCCATTTAGGTCCGCAGTATGTCCACATTATAATGTTCGCGGGTGGACGTTTAGAGGACGTACACTTGGTCCTCTTTTTGACGTCATCTGCCATTTCCATTACAACACTTGAAAAATCCAGTCACCCATGCGTGGGCCTTTATCATCAGACCtgagcagtgttggggagtaactacaTGTAACTTAATTaggtaattaaattacaaaataaatgtaactgtaatctgttcaactcaaattgtgaaactcttgtattaaataaattcaatgcgcacagactgaagtagtttaggtctttgttttttttaattgtgatgattttggctcacattaaacataaacccaccaattcactatctcagccAATTAGAATATTGTGATATGCCAATCAgtttatcaactcaaaacacctgcaaaggtttcctgagccttcaaaatagtctctcagtatggttcactaggctacactatcatggggaagactgctgatttgacagttgtccaggggacaatcattgacacccttcacaaggagggtaagtcacaaacattcattgccaaagaagctggctgttcacagagtgctgtatccaagcatattaacagaaagttgagtggaaggaaaaagtgtggaagaaaaatatgcacaaccaaccgagagaaacagcattatgaggattgtcaagcaaaatcgattcaagaatttgagtgaacttcacaaggaatggactgaggctggggtcgaggcatcaagagccaccacacacagacgtgtcaaggaatttggctccagttgtcatattcctcttgttaagctacccctgaaacacagacaacatcagaggcgtcttacctgggctaaggataagaagaactggactgttgcccagtgatccaagtcctcttttcagatgagagcaagttttgtatttcatttggaaaccaaggtcctagagtctgcaggaagggtggagaagctcatagcccaagttgcttgaagtccagtgttaagtttccacagtctgtgatgatttggtgtgcaatgtcatctgctggtgttggtccattgtgtttttttgaaaactaaagtcACTGCATCCacttaccaagaaattttggagcccTTCATGTTTCCttttgctgaccagctttttgaagatgctgaattcattttctagcaggatttggcacctgcccacactgtcaaaagcaccaaaagttggttaaatgaccatggtgcaaactcaccagacctgaaccccagagagaatctatgggatattgtccagaggaaaatgagaaacaagagaccaaaaaatgcagatgagctgaaagcCACTGTGAAAGAAACCttggcttccataccacctcagcagtgccacaaactgatcacctccattcCATGCCGaattgattcaattcaattcaagtttatttgtatagcgctttttacgatacaaatcattgcaaagcatcttgacagaaaattaagtttctacaatatttagtagtagcttacaaacaaacagacgattaacactattaacagcaactatgcaatcaaacttgtagtaAAATATgctagttctgtatgttgtttcagggttaacatcatctgaggtcctctggggggttggcatcatctctattcaggtgttctggatccagactggagcttgtgtaaatcctagttaccacgggtaattagaggcagtaattaaagcaaaaggagcccctaccaagtattgagtacacgTACAGTtaataaacatactttccagaaggccaacaattcactaaaaatgtttttttattggtcttatgaaatattctaatttgttgagatttttgtttgagggtttttgttaaatgtgagccaaaatcatcacaattaaaagaaccaaagacttaaactacttcagtctgtgtgcactgaatatatttaatacacgagtttcacaatttgagttgaattactgaaataaatgaactttgcagcaaaattctaatttattgagatgcacctgtacatatttaaaatatgagacaccaatgtttcaggagttaaaCAATAAAGTAGTTTCAGATACTGGGTGGGATAGAGTGGGAGGCGACAAGTCCTCATTGAAGTCTATCAGCCAGTCCTCAGTTTCCATAGTCATGACTCCCTTTTATGCTGATGTCTCATACCCCTGGTCAGACTCACGTTGGAGCTCCTCTTCCAGGGCGAGAGTCAGCTCTGTCTTCTTTTTCTCAGCTACTGGCTGACGTGTCGTGGTGGTTAATAGCTCTCCAGCTGCGGGGGGCATGCACAAGCATTCCAAAGTCATAGGTGGTGATTTCAGCTCTGGGTGTGGCTGTTTTCCGAACTGGGGCACGAcgctctccagacaccggatgaTGGTTTCCCTCCAGTTTAGTccggtggtgtctgggaggtcaaTGTGGTTGTTAAAGGTGACCCCGATCTGGAATAAGGTCTTAAGGGTCTCATTGTCGAGGGAGCTGGTGATGGCAAGCCATAATAACTCTCTCATAAACTCCAAAATGTTGTGGCCCTCCTGAGCCATGTTGATGACCACTCAAATTTTTATAATAACTCCAAAAGCAGGCAGACAGGTTGTAGTACACATAACTGATAATGGTGACCAGATAGAAACTGGCAGTGAAAGCACAACTAAAATAGCAAACCAAACAAGATGAACTAAAACTAACGAACATAACTGTGACAGGAGGtgtagaaaagaaaagagaacatattgtcatttaatttgcataaaattaCCATAAGGATAGAGAAGAAGCTTAAATGATAGCATTCAATGagctacacacatacacattgagaagaaataaaaaagctaaaaatttaGATAAAAGTAATCAACATAAGTTGCCAGGATATAAACTACATAAGTAAACTACATAAAAGGACACAAAATGTTCCTCATAGGTTTCTCATGATTTAtgacaaagacaaaaagaaattATTTCTCCTATTAAGGTATTGAAAAAGGGGGACCAAGTTTATTTGAAGGAATCAATATTATGTGTGAATGCCATTAATTGCTCCAAGTTTAAATGTACTAGTAATAATTTGAGCCACTGGTTTATTGAAAGATCTGTTCTGTCTTTCCAATTAAGTAAAAGTTCATTTTCTGGCAATACACTGGACAAAGTTTTTATTGTAAGGAAGACAAAATGCCACTACATTCCTAGACTTTAAGCAACCATATACCCAGTGCCTATAGTTGCTAGATAACTAGCAAGTAAGTCAGTTCcaaagcaacagaaaaaaaaaaaataaataaataaataaaacatggttgTAACACCTCAAAATTAACTaaactgtgtatttgtgtttcttttagtCTTGCTGGCTGCAATCTCTCTCGTCACAGCTGTGAAATTGTGGTCTCAGCTCTACAGTCATTAAACTCTCCACtcagagagctggacctgagtaacaatgacctgcaagACACAGGAGTGAAGATGCTCTCTGATGCACTGAAGAGTACAAACTGTAAACTGGAGATACTGCGGTGTGTAAGAGTAGaactacaaaatattaaatgatgcATTTGATTTTGGACAGCTCTGAGTTGATGTATCTTGAATGATTAGTTCTCTTTAGGTAAAAGaatgttaatgttttgattgtttgcaGTTCAAATATTATAATTCTTCAATGTTTAATATAACAGTTTTGGGCTTACCGGTAAAAACATGCTTAGAGTGATATAATATCAGAATTAATTCTAAAATGTATAAGCTTTTAAAATCTTGTGCTCAAATGTGTTTGAAAaggtattttcattatttaaagacTTAAAATACAGTGCAGGTGCTCAATTATTCAATCTacttcctttctctttgtagattatctggctgtatggtgacagaggttGGCTGTTGTtatctggcttcagctctgaggtCAACTTCACACCTGAAAGAGCTGGATTTGAGCTACAATTGCCCAGGAGAATCAGGAGTGAAACTGCTTACTGAAAGACTCAGTGATCCAAACTGCACATTGGAAAAACTCAGGTATGTTAGGCTGAAATTTGGCATGGTATAATTGTTTGTTATTGGTCGTTTTGGTTTTTACACATATATTGTTTGTCTCAGAAACACAGTGTCATAACAGTAGTCCATGCATAATACACCAAATATGATCACTTTGAATGATGAACAGAAAAAAGGCAGTTCAACCCTTAAGTGCATGAATGTTTAGCCAATCATTTTTACATATTCGGGTCAGATGATTTTACCATCACTGTCATTGTTAGAACTTATTTCCCCAGTACATTCAGCATCTgacttatattattatatttatagaaataaatgtctGCTTGAAAAGAATGAAGAATATTGTTAACAAGTTGCTATAAAGAATCcataattagcctatataaccattgatatttcattaaaaagaataccgtgttctttatgagaagtggttttatttaattttaacaaaaaggAATGTTGTGTGTCACCGCAGTTAAATCAGtgtctatcatgataaaaccTTTATATCAAACCTATAtgagtataataaaaaataagaaatgctaaatgaatacattacaCTGTAAGTAAACCTATTAGATTTTAGCCGACTTATGATATTTAGTCGACCAAAtctacactaaaactaaaaacaattcagatgactaaaatatgactaaaactaaatggcattttagtcaaaagactatgactaaaacaatcagaatttgctgtcaaaattaacactgcattTTGATCACTGGCACCTTATTCACCACATCCACCATCGAATGACAGTGACACTTATATTTCATTGTGTACAGTAGTTGCTCTGCAGTAAAGCCATTCAAGCCAGCTCAGTTTTTGCTGatgatattcttttgttttacGCCTGTGGTTCCCTTTTATTTGGTCACTCTCAACATCAAGTTGGtaatgactgacgaattgggatctcaccAGAGAGAacaatccacttcgagtgtaactaaatgagccaatggacattggcatgcGGATTTCACATCTGGCTGCCACACCCCGCAGCGCGggtataagaggcagcaggtgcaccacattcattcatatttttgcttcggagctgaGCGGTAGTGCATCACTACTGCTCTCTACTTCGGTGCTGCAGAGAGACAAGCGAGTGCGGGTGTTACGGCATGGCAGCGGTGGTCATGGTCACACAACAAGCAGAAAAAACATCCTCGTGCAGACAGCCACACCAGGAGTGTGCGGTGGCCAGCTCCCCTGCGTGCTTCAGCACAAAAacggctgatttatactcgacgtgtTTCGCTTAggtgagcgcggaaaatatgacATCATCGGGGTGTTGCTGGAAGTTCACTTTGAGTGTGCGCAAACTATTCGCATGGCGgagtgcacggcattttttgtaactttacgcATAGCTCCGCATCTGAACATGcatgagttcagggcgattctagccgaacacgcacgagttcagggcgattctagcagAACAAACACGTCTGTGTCGGCGTTTGTGTAAAACAGAAGCgatttaatgtgaagttcaaactccatcaggtgctttttgacggaaaaaaatgtttgcatagtttgttcaaggcttcttatttgaagtacgttttatttttattgtataaaacagaattagaattcatttagatatttattatacactatttgcttaaagttgtcttgtgtttgatgtgtaatacagccaatagtttaagattgttttaagtacgacataaagaaattattaattcatcaactcattcatcacaagacttgtactggctaatgacttcttctcaccggtgattcccgacggttttagaggacaattactcctcgtcgctcccctgtcctttcaaagaatagtacaacggcgaacgcgACAAGTAGAAAAGCCTCGTCCATGAgggaaggtgcgctcgcagtcagcagagccaggtgaaagtataaatcccgcttaactttgtttgttgtcctcttctaaataaataattccgtaagtggggcttgaggaagtgacgtcggtcgcgtctgcacagtgagacacaggaaacagaaatactgcaaaataataattacgACTAAACGAAAcgaaataatgttaaaacatttcGTTTCATCtcattttggtcaacgaaaatgaagagacattttagcagtttttattttgtaaaccacatttagtctcgtttttattcgtcaatgatattgcattatacatttaattatacaaCAGTACATCAAAATAACTcagagctttaggacctcagaacagctctttgtctgttacggtgGACAGCAGAACGGGAaagctgtctccaagcagaggatggcccacag
This is a stretch of genomic DNA from Cyprinus carpio isolate SPL01 unplaced genomic scaffold, ASM1834038v1 S000006615, whole genome shotgun sequence. It encodes these proteins:
- the LOC122144210 gene encoding NACHT, LRR and PYD domains-containing protein 12-like encodes the protein MKDQTLYKEIQVFLKSDKQRKSEKLTPAQCSSITYMLQMSEEVLDELDLKKYNTSEEVRRRLIPAVSNCRKVLLAGCNLSRHSCEIVVSALQSLNSPLRELDLSNNDLQDTGVKMLSDALKSTNCKLEILRLSGCMVTEVGCCYLASALRSTSHLKELDLSYNCPGESGVKLLTERLSDPNCTLEKLRYVRLKFGMV